A DNA window from Brenneria izadpanahii contains the following coding sequences:
- the msrP gene encoding protein-methionine-sulfoxide reductase catalytic subunit MsrP codes for MAKNRKLTEADVTPEAIFHQRRRVLKALGVTAATLSLPLSAQADLLAWFTGGNRPKAPPGKPLSFTQPADWRLKTPLTPEDKVAGYNNFYEFGMDKADPAANAGGLKTAGWEIRIDGEVAKPITLDIDDLLKRFPLEERIYRFRCVEAWSMVVPWIGFELAKLIKFAEPTGNARYIAFQTLFDPEQMPGQKSGFMGGGLNYPYVEGLRLDEAMHPLSLLTVGLYGKTLPPQNGAPIRLMAPWKYGFKNIKSIVQIRFTRERPPSTWNLAAPDEYGFYANVNPHVDHPRWSQATERVIGAGGILDVQRQPTLLFNGYAEQVASLYRGLNLRENF; via the coding sequence ATGGCTAAAAATCGCAAGCTGACAGAGGCGGACGTCACGCCGGAGGCCATTTTCCACCAGCGTCGCCGCGTGTTGAAAGCGCTGGGCGTCACGGCCGCGACCCTGTCGTTGCCGCTATCGGCGCAGGCGGATTTGCTTGCCTGGTTTACAGGCGGCAATCGTCCCAAAGCCCCGCCGGGCAAACCGCTGTCGTTCACGCAGCCGGCGGACTGGCGGCTAAAGACGCCGCTCACGCCGGAAGATAAGGTCGCCGGTTACAACAATTTTTACGAATTCGGGATGGATAAGGCCGATCCGGCGGCCAATGCCGGCGGATTGAAAACGGCAGGCTGGGAAATACGGATTGACGGCGAGGTGGCAAAGCCCATCACGCTGGATATCGATGACCTGCTTAAGCGTTTCCCGCTGGAGGAGAGGATTTACCGTTTTCGCTGCGTGGAGGCCTGGTCGATGGTCGTGCCCTGGATCGGATTCGAGCTGGCGAAGCTAATCAAGTTTGCCGAACCCACCGGCAATGCCCGCTATATCGCCTTTCAAACGCTCTTCGATCCTGAGCAGATGCCGGGGCAGAAGAGCGGCTTTATGGGCGGCGGGCTTAACTATCCTTATGTTGAGGGGCTGCGGCTTGATGAAGCTATGCACCCCCTTTCGCTTCTGACCGTCGGCCTGTACGGCAAAACGCTGCCGCCGCAGAACGGCGCGCCAATCAGGCTGATGGCGCCGTGGAAATACGGCTTTAAGAACATCAAATCCATCGTGCAGATCCGCTTCACCCGCGAGCGCCCGCCGTCGACCTGGAATTTGGCGGCTCCCGATGAATATGGTTTTTACGCCAATGTAAATCCGCACGTAGACCATCCCCGCTGGTCGCAGGCGACGGAGCGCGTAATCGGCGCCGGCGGTATTCTGGATGTACAACGGCAGCCGACGCTGTTGTTCAACGGTTACGCCGAGCAGGTCGCCTCGTTGTATCGGGGTTTGAACCTGCGGGAAAACTTCTGA
- the msrQ gene encoding protein-methionine-sulfoxide reductase heme-binding subunit MsrQ, with translation MRLTPQHLKRLKIILHLAAFLPLPWLILAVDQGWLSADPAKDIQHFTGRMALKLLLATLLIAPLARYGGQPLLIRCRRLIGLWCFAWATLHLASYALFELGLNHLALLGEELLARPYLTLGIASWLILLALALTSPRIVMRKLGSRWQKLHNFIYLVAILAPIHYLWSVKIISPQPILYALLALVLLLLRYKKFRQWWR, from the coding sequence ATGCGGCTAACACCACAACACCTGAAGCGGCTGAAAATCATACTCCATCTGGCGGCCTTTTTACCGCTGCCGTGGCTGATCCTGGCGGTCGATCAAGGATGGCTAAGCGCCGATCCGGCAAAAGATATCCAGCATTTCACCGGTCGAATGGCGCTGAAATTATTGCTTGCCACGCTGCTGATCGCGCCGCTGGCGCGTTACGGCGGGCAGCCGCTGCTTATTCGCTGCCGACGCCTGATCGGGCTATGGTGTTTCGCCTGGGCGACGCTGCATCTGGCGAGTTACGCGCTGTTTGAACTGGGGCTGAACCATCTGGCCTTACTGGGGGAAGAATTGCTCGCCCGGCCGTATTTAACGCTGGGGATCGCCAGTTGGCTGATTCTGCTGGCGTTAGCGCTCACCTCCCCCCGCATCGTGATGCGCAAGTTGGGATCCCGCTGGCAAAAACTGCATAACTTTATCTATCTGGTCGCAATTCTCGCACCGATACACTATCTTTGGTCAGTCAAAATAATCTCACCTCAACCCATTCTCTATGCACTGCTGGCGCTGGTCTTGTTACTATTACGTTATAAAAAATTCCGCCAATGGTGGCGATAA
- the aroQ gene encoding type II 3-dehydroquinate dehydratase — protein MAGKFHILLLNGPNLNLLGTREPDKYGKTTLAEIVSNLETQAQALDVQLSHLQSNAEHILIDRIHQARGNTDFILINPAAFTHTSVALRDALLAVAIPFIEIHLSNVHAREPFRHHSYLSDVAVGVICGLGADGYNYALQTAVKRLSTSN, from the coding sequence ATGGCAGGAAAGTTTCACATTTTGCTTTTAAATGGCCCGAACCTTAATCTGCTGGGAACCCGTGAGCCAGATAAATACGGCAAGACAACGCTGGCGGAAATTGTTAGCAATCTGGAAACACAGGCTCAGGCGTTGGACGTGCAGCTTTCTCATCTGCAATCCAATGCGGAGCATATTCTGATTGACAGAATCCATCAGGCCAGGGGAAATACGGATTTTATTTTGATTAATCCGGCGGCATTTACCCACACCAGCGTCGCGCTGCGCGACGCTTTGCTGGCGGTCGCCATCCCGTTTATCGAAATTCATTTGTCCAACGTGCATGCACGTGAGCCTTTCCGCCATCATTCCTATCTGTCTGATGTCGCGGTGGGCGTGATCTGCGGCTTAGGGGCAGATGGTTATAACTATGCGTTACAGACGGCGGTAAAACGCCTGTCTACCTCCAATTAA
- the accB gene encoding acetyl-CoA carboxylase biotin carboxyl carrier protein produces MDIRKIKKLIELVEESGIAELEISEGEESVRISRAPAAPSYPVMQQAYVPAQQQPALSSAVAPVSAPAVAETAAAPAAISGHIVRSPMVGTFYRTPSPDAKAFIEVGQQVNVGDTLCIVEAMKMMNQIEADKAGVVKAILLDNGQPVEFDEPLVVIE; encoded by the coding sequence ATGGATATTCGTAAAATCAAAAAACTGATCGAACTGGTTGAAGAATCCGGCATCGCCGAACTGGAAATTTCCGAAGGTGAAGAATCAGTACGTATCAGTCGTGCCCCGGCAGCGCCAAGCTATCCCGTGATGCAGCAGGCCTACGTGCCGGCGCAACAACAGCCGGCGTTATCCTCCGCTGTTGCGCCTGTATCCGCGCCCGCCGTGGCGGAAACCGCCGCGGCGCCGGCAGCCATCAGTGGTCACATCGTTCGCTCTCCAATGGTTGGGACTTTCTACCGCACCCCGAGCCCTGATGCCAAAGCGTTTATTGAAGTAGGCCAGCAGGTCAATGTCGGCGATACGCTGTGCATTGTTGAAGCCATGAAAATGATGAACCAAATCGAAGCTGACAAAGCGGGCGTCGTCAAAGCGATTCTGCTCGACAACGGTCAACCGGTTGAATTTGACGAGCCGCTGGTTGTCATCGAATAA
- the accC gene encoding acetyl-CoA carboxylase biotin carboxylase subunit — MLDKIVIANRGEIALRILRACKELGIKTVAVHSSADRDLKHVLLADETVCIGPAPSTKSYLNIPAIISAAEITGSAAIHPGYGFLSENADFAEQVERSGFIFIGPRAETIRLMGDKVSAINAMKKAGVPCVPGSDGPLDGDMEKNRAFAKRIGYPVIIKASGGGGGRGMRVVRSDKELEQSINMTRAEAKAAFNNDMVYMEKYLENPRHVEIQVLADGQGNAIYLAERDCSMQRRHQKVVEEAPAPGITGEQRKFIGERCAKACLDINYRGAGTFEFLYENGEFYFIEMNTRIQVEHPVTEMITGVDLIKEQLRIADGQPLSIKQEDIHVRGHAVECRINAEDPNTFLPSPGKITRFHAPGGFGVRWESHIYAGYTVPPYYDSMIGKLIAYGETREVAIARMKNALAELIIDGIKTNVELQMKIMNDENFQKGGTNIHYLEKKLGLQ, encoded by the coding sequence ATGCTAGATAAAATCGTTATCGCTAACCGCGGAGAGATTGCGCTGCGTATTTTGCGTGCCTGCAAAGAGCTGGGCATCAAAACCGTCGCCGTTCACTCCAGCGCGGATCGCGATCTGAAACACGTACTGCTGGCGGATGAAACCGTGTGTATCGGTCCGGCGCCGTCCACCAAAAGCTATCTGAATATCCCGGCGATCATCTCCGCCGCGGAAATCACCGGCTCCGCCGCTATTCACCCCGGCTATGGTTTTTTGTCGGAAAACGCTGACTTTGCCGAGCAAGTCGAGCGTTCCGGCTTTATTTTCATTGGCCCGCGCGCCGAAACCATTCGCCTGATGGGCGACAAAGTCTCCGCCATCAATGCCATGAAAAAAGCCGGCGTGCCTTGCGTTCCCGGCTCCGACGGCCCGCTGGACGGCGATATGGAAAAAAACCGCGCCTTCGCCAAACGTATCGGCTATCCGGTGATCATTAAGGCCTCCGGCGGCGGCGGCGGTCGCGGTATGCGCGTCGTACGCAGCGATAAAGAGCTGGAACAGTCCATCAATATGACCCGTGCGGAAGCCAAAGCGGCGTTCAACAACGACATGGTTTATATGGAAAAATATCTGGAAAATCCGCGTCACGTGGAAATTCAGGTATTGGCGGACGGCCAGGGCAACGCCATCTATCTGGCCGAGCGCGACTGCTCTATGCAGCGCCGTCACCAGAAAGTGGTGGAAGAAGCCCCCGCTCCGGGCATCACCGGCGAACAGCGCAAATTTATCGGCGAGCGCTGCGCAAAAGCCTGTCTCGACATCAACTATCGCGGTGCCGGCACCTTCGAATTCCTGTACGAAAACGGCGAGTTCTACTTCATTGAAATGAACACCCGTATTCAGGTGGAACACCCGGTTACCGAAATGATTACCGGCGTGGATTTGATCAAGGAGCAATTACGCATTGCCGACGGTCAGCCGCTGTCCATCAAGCAGGAAGACATTCACGTTCGCGGCCACGCGGTAGAATGCCGTATCAACGCCGAAGATCCGAATACCTTCCTGCCGAGCCCAGGTAAAATCACCCGCTTCCACGCGCCGGGCGGTTTCGGCGTGCGTTGGGAATCGCATATCTACGCCGGGTACACCGTACCGCCGTATTACGATTCCATGATCGGGAAATTGATCGCCTATGGCGAAACCCGCGAAGTGGCGATTGCCCGCATGAAAAATGCATTGGCTGAACTGATCATCGACGGCATCAAAACCAACGTCGAACTTCAGATGAAGATCATGAACGACGAAAACTTCCAGAAAGGCGGAACCAATATCCACTATCTGGAGAAGAAACTCGGTTTGCAGTAA
- a CDS encoding TonB-dependent receptor plug domain-containing protein, whose translation MQIQKLSWMLSLGLLPLGLLPLSPAPAAAETETDDSRDTDVMTVWSSPVAATNDVVTQKQIEQLNRRNVAETLNVVPGVTLQKSGSRSEQQVKVRGFDSRQVPVFLDGVPIYVPYDGNLDLGRVQASDLAAVEVSKGYASLLQGPNQMGGAINLTTLRPKKELEASVRMSQGWARGRDNAYNMDMSLGGKSDLGFFQVSGGRQKQRFAGLPHGVDNPAAGSEGKRMNSGNDDKRGMVKVGFTPRESDEYVFTYIKLDGEKNTPPYAGNSPAQTARYWQWPEYDKTSYYYQGTTRLTDGVTLKSRLYHDEFENTLLMYRTLEDFKSGNGSYSRYADFSNGAGLQLGIDMREADLLSFALHWKDDVHREKGERNAPYDRYKDRTWSMASEYQWSALDKLDVVFGASYDWRDSKQGMKHETDGSITTYEQNKQHAFNWQMMTKYRFDNQDELQFSLSERSRFPTLKERYTTSKPASNQDALVNPDLKAERARNVELNYRGALADGWGFDAGVYYNRVSDAILSHNIAPTLIQNRNSGRVDYYGLDVGIHGDIEHWLSVGINYGLIHSDVKRREIGNIVDLPKHKVFAWATVTPVESFSITVMEEARSWGFNNSDNNDKTRGFAVTSVRLDYDLGRGVSVNASINNLFDKAYAYQEGYVEEGRNYWLGIAYRY comes from the coding sequence ATGCAAATACAAAAACTAAGCTGGATGTTATCCCTCGGTTTGTTACCCCTCGGTTTGTTACCCCTCTCACCCGCGCCGGCCGCCGCTGAAACGGAGACCGACGACTCGCGGGATACAGATGTAATGACCGTCTGGAGCAGCCCGGTCGCAGCGACCAATGATGTCGTCACCCAGAAACAGATTGAGCAGTTGAATCGTCGTAATGTGGCGGAGACATTGAACGTGGTGCCGGGCGTGACCTTGCAGAAATCGGGAAGCCGCAGTGAACAGCAGGTGAAAGTGCGTGGTTTTGACAGCCGGCAGGTTCCGGTATTTCTTGATGGCGTCCCGATTTATGTGCCCTATGACGGTAATCTGGATCTGGGGCGCGTTCAGGCTTCCGACCTGGCGGCGGTGGAGGTTTCCAAAGGGTACGCCTCGTTGTTGCAGGGGCCGAATCAAATGGGGGGCGCAATTAACCTCACCACGCTACGGCCGAAAAAGGAGCTGGAAGCGAGCGTTCGTATGAGCCAGGGCTGGGCGCGCGGCCGGGACAACGCCTACAACATGGACATGTCGCTGGGAGGGAAAAGCGATTTGGGCTTTTTCCAGGTAAGCGGCGGCCGTCAGAAGCAGCGTTTCGCCGGGTTGCCTCACGGCGTGGATAATCCGGCGGCGGGCAGCGAAGGTAAGCGGATGAATTCCGGCAACGATGATAAACGCGGTATGGTCAAAGTCGGTTTTACTCCGCGGGAATCGGACGAATATGTTTTCACTTACATTAAGCTGGATGGCGAAAAAAATACCCCGCCTTATGCCGGAAACTCGCCGGCGCAGACGGCGCGTTACTGGCAATGGCCTGAATATGACAAAACAAGCTATTACTATCAGGGAACGACGCGGTTAACCGACGGGGTGACGCTGAAAAGCCGCCTCTATCACGATGAGTTTGAAAATACGTTGCTGATGTACAGAACGCTGGAGGATTTTAAGAGCGGAAACGGTAGTTACAGCCGTTATGCGGATTTCAGTAATGGCGCCGGGTTGCAGTTGGGAATCGATATGCGCGAGGCGGATTTGCTGTCGTTCGCTCTGCACTGGAAAGACGATGTGCACCGTGAAAAAGGGGAGCGGAACGCACCCTATGATCGCTATAAAGATCGCACCTGGTCGATGGCAAGCGAATACCAGTGGAGCGCGCTCGATAAATTGGACGTGGTGTTTGGCGCCAGTTACGACTGGCGAGATAGCAAGCAGGGCATGAAGCATGAAACCGATGGTTCGATAACAACCTATGAGCAAAATAAGCAGCATGCCTTTAACTGGCAAATGATGACGAAATACCGCTTCGATAATCAGGACGAATTGCAGTTTTCGCTATCCGAGCGCAGCCGATTTCCAACGCTGAAGGAACGCTATACGACATCGAAACCCGCGAGCAATCAGGACGCGCTGGTAAACCCTGATCTGAAGGCCGAACGTGCGCGCAATGTTGAGCTGAATTATCGTGGCGCTCTTGCCGACGGCTGGGGCTTTGATGCCGGCGTGTACTATAACCGGGTATCGGATGCGATTTTGTCGCATAACATCGCGCCGACCCTGATTCAGAATCGCAACAGCGGCCGGGTGGATTACTATGGTCTGGACGTGGGCATTCATGGCGACATCGAACATTGGTTATCGGTCGGGATAAATTACGGCTTGATCCACAGCGATGTTAAGCGCCGGGAAATCGGCAATATCGTGGATTTGCCAAAGCATAAGGTTTTCGCCTGGGCTACCGTAACGCCGGTCGAGTCGTTCAGTATCACCGTGATGGAAGAGGCGCGTAGCTGGGGATTCAATAATTCGGACAATAACGATAAAACGCGCGGATTCGCCGTCACCAGCGTTCGGTTGGATTACGACCTGGGGCGCGGAGTCAGCGTTAACGCATCAATCAATAATTTGTTTGATAAGGCATACGCCTATCAGGAAGGGTATGTCGAAGAGGGCCGCAACTACTGGCTGGGGATCGCCTATCGCTATTAA
- a CDS encoding class I SAM-dependent methyltransferase: protein MIIDEIDFSALYRAHLARAARTAKTPEHWDKRAQKIAENCAAPRDPYLEQFAAKMDFSGAQTLLDVGCGPGSVCLNVAAHFEQVYGIDYSEGMLDVARRRAAAMGVTHATFIHCAWEDDWSGLPECDIAVASRSTLVMDLEQALYKLNQQARMRVYTTHTVSPTFVDPRILSAIGRTSASLPNYIYAVNILYRMGIHAKVDFIRGPNCQGQIETFERFAQGVAWSLGGLSESEMLSLKDYYNQHRHDDLPFVSPTRDWAFVFWDTVALRRPFASS from the coding sequence ATGATTATTGATGAGATTGATTTTTCCGCGCTCTATCGGGCGCATCTGGCGCGTGCCGCCAGGACGGCCAAAACGCCGGAACATTGGGATAAACGCGCGCAAAAGATAGCGGAAAACTGCGCCGCGCCGCGCGATCCGTATCTGGAGCAGTTCGCCGCCAAAATGGATTTCTCCGGCGCGCAAACCTTACTGGACGTCGGCTGCGGACCGGGTTCCGTGTGTTTGAATGTTGCCGCGCACTTCGAACAGGTTTACGGCATCGATTACAGCGAGGGCATGTTGGATGTCGCGCGGCGGCGGGCGGCCGCCATGGGCGTAACCCATGCAACGTTTATCCATTGCGCCTGGGAAGATGACTGGTCGGGGCTGCCGGAGTGCGATATCGCCGTCGCGTCGCGTTCCACGCTGGTGATGGATTTGGAACAGGCGCTTTACAAGCTGAATCAGCAGGCCCGTATGCGGGTATATACCACGCATACGGTGTCTCCCACTTTTGTCGATCCCCGGATCCTGTCGGCCATCGGGCGAACCTCCGCCTCTCTGCCAAATTACATTTATGCGGTGAATATCCTCTATCGGATGGGGATCCACGCCAAGGTAGATTTTATCCGCGGGCCAAATTGCCAGGGACAGATCGAAACGTTCGAACGCTTTGCCCAGGGCGTCGCCTGGTCGTTGGGGGGATTAAGCGAGAGTGAAATGCTGAGTCTGAAAGACTATTACAACCAGCACCGGCATGATGACCTGCCGTTTGTGTCGCCAACGCGGGACTGGGCGTTTGTGTTTTGGGATACCGTGGCGTTGAGACGGCCGTTCGCGTCGTCCTGA